From the genome of Flavobacterium ovatum, one region includes:
- a CDS encoding dCMP deaminase family protein, with amino-acid sequence MEKTKLNKYDKAYLRIATEWGQLSYCKRKKVGAIIVKDRMIISDGYNGTPGGFDNCCEDETGLTRWDVLHAEANAILKVARSTQSCEGATLYITLSPCKECSKLIHQSGIKRVVYHNGYRDDSGIQFLKKAGVVVDQIVDLEG; translated from the coding sequence ATGGAAAAAACGAAATTAAATAAATACGATAAAGCATACCTTAGAATAGCAACCGAATGGGGGCAATTGTCTTATTGTAAACGTAAAAAAGTAGGCGCGATCATAGTCAAAGACCGAATGATTATCTCTGATGGCTATAATGGTACGCCTGGGGGGTTTGATAATTGTTGCGAGGACGAGACGGGTTTAACGCGTTGGGATGTTTTACATGCTGAAGCAAATGCCATCTTGAAAGTAGCGCGATCTACACAATCTTGTGAGGGAGCTACTTTGTATATTACACTTTCGCCTTGTAAAGAGTGTAGTAAATTAATTCACCAATCCGGTATTAAGAGAGTGGTGTATCATAACGGATACCGTGATGATTCTGGAATTCAATTTTTAAAGAAAGCTGGAGTAGTGGTCGATCAAATTGTCGATTTAGAAGGGTAA
- a CDS encoding HupE/UreJ family protein, which yields MSEFLIYFQLGLKHILDVYSYDHVLFLIALSVPFSFKDWQRILLLVTLFTLGHSMSLLLVIFGIVAIKVSVVEMLIPITILITALFNLFTAGKTNKKESVNLIFFVTLFFGIIHGLGFSSYFKAILGGSTSSKLLPLCEFSLGIEVGQLVVVFVTLILSYIVQTFFRFSKRDWTLVMSAFIIGVVLPLILANKIWLR from the coding sequence ATGTCTGAATTTTTAATTTATTTTCAATTGGGATTAAAGCACATCTTGGATGTCTATTCCTATGATCATGTTTTATTTCTAATAGCCTTGTCGGTTCCCTTTAGTTTTAAAGACTGGCAACGTATTTTGTTATTAGTGACTTTGTTTACGTTGGGGCATTCGATGTCATTACTATTGGTAATTTTTGGAATTGTAGCCATAAAAGTCAGTGTAGTTGAGATGCTGATTCCTATAACAATATTAATTACGGCACTATTCAATCTATTTACCGCAGGAAAAACCAATAAAAAAGAAAGTGTCAATTTGATTTTCTTTGTTACCTTGTTTTTTGGAATAATACATGGACTTGGGTTTTCAAGCTATTTTAAGGCCATTTTAGGAGGGAGTACCTCATCTAAATTATTACCACTTTGCGAATTTTCATTAGGGATAGAAGTAGGGCAACTAGTAGTTGTTTTTGTGACTCTTATTTTATCTTATATTGTACAAACATTCTTTAGATTTTCAAAAAGAGACTGGACTTTGGTCATGTCCGCATTTATAATTGGAGTAGTTTTGCCTTTGATATTGGCAAACAAAATTTGGCTTAGATAA
- a CDS encoding TerB family tellurite resistance protein, translated as MSFSDLFDSEFKQRNKGHFSAIVRIALADGAVAPEEKNFLDKLATKLEISASEYEEILENPAIYPINPPYLYTQRLERLYDLVRMVHIDHHLGDKQELVLKKIAVGLGFTPSNVNYIVTKALSLVDKKVDYETFAYEMQNMYK; from the coding sequence ATGTCATTTTCAGATTTATTTGATAGCGAATTCAAGCAAAGAAACAAAGGTCACTTTTCTGCAATTGTTCGTATTGCTTTAGCTGACGGTGCAGTAGCGCCTGAGGAAAAAAACTTTTTGGACAAATTAGCTACGAAACTTGAAATTTCAGCTTCTGAATACGAAGAAATTTTAGAAAACCCAGCGATTTACCCAATCAACCCTCCTTATTTATACACTCAAAGATTAGAGCGTTTGTATGATTTAGTGAGAATGGTTCATATTGATCATCATTTAGGAGACAAACAAGAACTTGTATTGAAAAAAATAGCTGTAGGTTTAGGTTTTACACCTAGCAATGTGAATTACATTGTTACTAAAGCTTTATCTTTAGTAGATAAAAAAGTGGATTACGAAACTTTTGCATACGAAATGCAAAACATGTACAAGTAA